One genomic region from Candidatus Binataceae bacterium encodes:
- a CDS encoding CoA-transferase: MNSQRRERIIEEADAANWIESGMTIAIGQPTPMALVRSVIRRGVRDLTVVDAGFSLDLLIAAGCVRKVVSYYAGGGFGNPVTPAFRHAAERGAIEVWECEEGILCAGLQAAAQSLPFLPWRGGVGTSLPEVNPNLKIFQDPIRGETLIAVPPIKPDVALLHAAHADAYGNVQHIGGPGWIDLFMYRAADRSLVQVEKVISNEEVRADPWKTTIAAADGIVRAPFGAHPFYSRGYYVQDNDHLREYNDAAATAARGDAQALEHYLDRYCREPATHGDYLERIGIKRLLTLHEY; this comes from the coding sequence ATGAATAGTCAACGACGCGAGCGGATCATCGAAGAAGCTGACGCCGCCAACTGGATCGAGAGCGGGATGACGATCGCGATCGGCCAGCCTACGCCGATGGCGTTGGTGCGGAGCGTCATTCGCCGCGGCGTGCGGGACCTGACGGTGGTGGACGCGGGCTTTTCGCTCGACCTGCTGATAGCTGCGGGATGCGTGCGCAAGGTAGTCAGCTATTACGCGGGCGGCGGATTCGGCAATCCGGTGACGCCGGCCTTTCGACACGCGGCCGAGCGCGGCGCGATCGAGGTCTGGGAATGCGAGGAGGGAATCCTCTGCGCAGGTCTGCAGGCGGCGGCGCAGTCGCTGCCCTTTCTACCGTGGCGCGGTGGCGTCGGAACCTCGCTGCCTGAGGTAAATCCGAACCTGAAAATCTTTCAGGATCCGATTCGCGGCGAAACCCTGATTGCCGTTCCGCCGATCAAGCCGGACGTCGCGCTCCTGCACGCGGCGCATGCCGATGCCTATGGCAATGTGCAACATATCGGCGGTCCGGGCTGGATCGATCTCTTCATGTATCGCGCGGCGGACCGCTCGCTCGTCCAGGTCGAAAAGGTTATCTCCAACGAGGAAGTTCGCGCCGACCCGTGGAAGACGACGATAGCTGCGGCCGACGGCATCGTGCGCGCACCCTTTGGCGCGCATCCCTTCTATTCGCGCGGCTATTATGTCCAGGACAACGACCATCTGCGCGAGTATAACGATGCGGCGGCGACCGCCGCTCGCGGCGACGCGCAAGCGCTCGAACATTACCTGGACCGCTATTGCCGGGAACCGGCAACGCATGGCGACTATCTCGAAAGAATCGGCATCAAGCGGCTGCTTACGCTCCACGAGTATTGA
- a CDS encoding LLM class flavin-dependent oxidoreductase, translated as MKLGMFLMPSHPPERSLKAGQDYDLEVIKAGDELGYSEAWIGEHFTAPWEPNPSPDLLIAQALMQTQRIVLAPGAHLLPYHHPAELACRVAFMDHLAQGRYMFGIGASGLPSDWQLFCVDGFKGETREMTREALDMILNIWASDGGYQHTGKYWKVDVPRPMMRTLKHHIKPFQQPHPPIGIAGFSPNSDTLKLAGERGFIPLSLNLSTAYCASHWDAVLEGAKRTGLNPDRSVWRIVREIFVADTDDEAYRHCVKGMMGRMMSEYLLPLFNDFQFTPLLKDDPKIPDSDVTPEYLAHHGWLVGSVATVKKKLGAMIDQVGGFGTLLHFVFDYADNPQPWFKSMRLMAEEVMPHFAERTRNGVAAHA; from the coding sequence ATGAAGCTCGGAATGTTTCTGATGCCGTCCCATCCGCCGGAGCGCAGCCTCAAGGCGGGGCAGGATTACGACCTCGAAGTGATCAAGGCGGGCGACGAGCTCGGCTACTCCGAGGCCTGGATCGGCGAGCACTTCACCGCGCCGTGGGAGCCCAATCCTTCGCCCGATTTGCTGATCGCGCAGGCGCTGATGCAGACGCAGCGAATCGTGCTGGCGCCGGGCGCGCATCTGCTGCCGTATCATCATCCGGCGGAGCTCGCCTGCCGCGTCGCCTTCATGGACCATCTGGCGCAGGGCCGCTATATGTTCGGGATCGGCGCGAGCGGACTGCCGAGCGACTGGCAGCTTTTCTGCGTGGACGGATTTAAGGGCGAGACGCGCGAGATGACGCGCGAGGCGCTCGACATGATACTCAATATCTGGGCGAGCGACGGCGGCTATCAGCATACCGGCAAGTACTGGAAGGTTGACGTGCCGCGACCGATGATGCGCACGCTGAAGCATCACATCAAGCCGTTTCAGCAGCCGCATCCGCCGATCGGGATCGCCGGCTTCAGTCCTAATTCCGACACGCTCAAGTTGGCCGGCGAACGCGGGTTCATTCCGCTGAGTCTGAACCTCAGTACTGCCTATTGCGCCTCCCACTGGGACGCCGTACTCGAAGGCGCGAAGCGCACCGGTCTCAACCCCGATCGCAGCGTCTGGCGGATCGTGCGCGAGATCTTCGTCGCGGATACCGACGACGAAGCCTATCGTCATTGTGTCAAAGGCATGATGGGACGCATGATGAGTGAGTATCTGTTGCCGCTCTTCAACGATTTTCAATTCACCCCGCTGCTGAAGGACGATCCGAAGATTCCCGACTCTGACGTCACGCCGGAGTATCTGGCGCATCACGGATGGCTGGTCGGCTCGGTGGCGACAGTCAAGAAGAAGCTGGGCGCGATGATTGATCAGGTGGGCGGATTCGGCACGCTCCTGCACTTTGTCTTCGATTACGCTGACAATCCGCAGCCCTGGTTCAAATCGATGCGCCTGATGGCGGAGGAAGTAATGCCGCACTTTGCTGAGCGCACGCGCAACGGCGTCGCGGCTCACGCCTGA
- a CDS encoding CoA-transferase gives MSEAYSIAELMAVFLARELNDGETLRVGVASPVPEAAVRLAHLMHGPNMELVFLGARMNVAHLETVPMPAYGWDRRVVRWAESYSDTGHRFDRVKDWSNHVFFIGGVQVDAYGNTNLIGIGQDHRRLKFRGPGSVGTPTLSTHVGRYYIVLNNHNPRVLVEKCDYISAYGWGAGGADARIKMGIPGGGPKLCVTPLCVMDFADDSRRMRLKSLHPRVTVEAVKRATGFEMVIPESVPETTPPNAEELHVLRTRVDREGRLRRE, from the coding sequence ATGAGCGAAGCATATTCGATCGCAGAGTTGATGGCGGTCTTTTTGGCGCGCGAACTCAACGATGGCGAAACGCTGCGCGTCGGCGTCGCCTCGCCGGTGCCCGAAGCCGCCGTCCGGCTGGCGCACCTGATGCACGGGCCGAACATGGAACTCGTGTTTCTCGGCGCGCGCATGAATGTCGCGCATCTCGAAACCGTTCCGATGCCGGCCTATGGCTGGGATCGCCGCGTCGTGCGCTGGGCCGAGTCCTACAGCGATACCGGCCATCGCTTCGATCGCGTCAAGGATTGGTCGAATCACGTTTTCTTTATCGGTGGCGTTCAGGTTGACGCCTATGGCAATACTAACCTGATCGGAATCGGCCAGGACCACCGGCGGCTCAAGTTCCGTGGACCGGGTTCGGTCGGCACCCCGACCCTCAGCACTCACGTCGGCCGTTATTACATAGTCCTCAATAATCATAACCCGCGCGTACTCGTCGAGAAGTGCGACTATATCAGTGCTTACGGCTGGGGCGCAGGTGGCGCTGACGCGCGCATCAAAATGGGTATTCCAGGCGGCGGTCCGAAACTATGCGTGACGCCACTCTGCGTGATGGACTTTGCGGACGACTCGCGCCGGATGCGGCTTAAGTCGTTGCATCCACGCGTCACAGTTGAAGCGGTAAAGCGCGCGACCGGCTTTGAGATGGTAATTCCGGAATCCGTGCCCGAGACAACTCCACCGAACGCGGAGGAATTGCACGTGCTGCGTACTCGCGTCGATCGCGAAGGTCGACTGCGCCGCGAGTAG
- a CDS encoding amidohydrolase family protein: MAYDLLIKNGTIVDGTGAPRYRADIAIAGDRIAEIGKINEGAKRIIDASDLIVSPGFVDPHTHYDAQICWDPLLSCTSWHGITSVVMGNCGVGIAPCKPESREIAAWDLTNVEAIPFDSLNKGVTWDWETFPQFLDAAQARGAAINLGFLAPLTPFRHYVMGVESMDRAATPEETTRIAALLDEAMSAGALGISTTTLKQHIGFKGQPLACRLASRDELKAYANVLKSQGKGSIEVALTKKIAVVQDDEYELLDLLLTESGRPVTWLAMASTPRHPERALETLDRVGPLIKRGGIPQILCKPFVSQLDLRNPFTFADNEVWNRVFNQPVEVQKQIYSDPAFRLQFRDSLKRPHLFTGRWHRVEILEIANPALKQLEGKNVQEVAEMRGADPLDTFLDLALEDNLNIQYTMQQYHEDGIAQLISDPRTMIGLSDGGAHVDMLCDAGYATYLLGNWVRKREAVTLEFAVKRITSEPANFFGIRERGQLKTGWKADVAVFDFNTVNSARRATMQNDLPGGGRRLVMPAEGIEYTVVNGKVSYEHGRQSGALAGEVIRSVA; this comes from the coding sequence CTTCTGATCAAAAATGGCACGATCGTCGATGGTACCGGCGCACCGCGCTATCGCGCTGATATCGCGATAGCCGGTGATCGCATCGCCGAAATCGGCAAAATCAACGAGGGCGCCAAGCGCATAATCGACGCCTCGGACCTGATCGTCTCACCGGGCTTCGTCGATCCACATACGCATTACGACGCGCAGATCTGCTGGGATCCACTCTTGAGCTGCACCTCGTGGCATGGGATTACCTCGGTCGTGATGGGCAACTGCGGGGTCGGCATAGCACCCTGCAAGCCCGAGTCGCGCGAAATTGCCGCGTGGGACCTCACGAACGTCGAGGCCATTCCCTTCGACTCGCTCAACAAGGGCGTAACCTGGGATTGGGAAACCTTCCCGCAGTTTCTCGACGCCGCGCAAGCTCGCGGTGCAGCAATCAACCTCGGCTTTCTCGCTCCGCTCACCCCGTTTCGCCATTACGTGATGGGTGTCGAGTCGATGGACCGGGCGGCGACGCCTGAAGAAACCACCCGGATTGCTGCGCTGCTTGACGAGGCGATGAGCGCAGGTGCCCTTGGCATCTCGACGACGACGCTCAAACAGCATATCGGCTTCAAGGGCCAGCCACTGGCCTGCCGGCTCGCTAGTCGCGATGAACTAAAGGCTTACGCCAACGTCCTGAAGAGTCAGGGTAAGGGCTCGATCGAAGTCGCGCTAACCAAGAAGATCGCCGTAGTGCAGGACGACGAGTACGAACTGCTCGATCTGCTGCTCACGGAGAGCGGACGCCCCGTCACCTGGCTCGCGATGGCCTCGACGCCGCGCCATCCGGAGCGCGCGCTCGAGACGCTCGATCGCGTCGGGCCGCTGATCAAGCGCGGCGGCATCCCGCAAATCCTGTGCAAGCCCTTCGTCTCGCAGTTGGACCTGCGCAATCCCTTCACCTTCGCCGATAACGAAGTTTGGAATCGCGTCTTCAATCAACCGGTCGAGGTGCAAAAGCAAATCTACTCCGATCCTGCTTTCCGCCTGCAATTCCGCGACAGCCTGAAACGGCCGCATCTGTTTACCGGCCGGTGGCATCGCGTCGAGATCCTCGAAATCGCCAATCCGGCGCTCAAGCAGCTCGAAGGCAAGAACGTTCAGGAAGTCGCCGAGATGCGAGGTGCCGATCCGCTCGACACGTTCCTCGACCTCGCGCTCGAGGACAATCTCAACATCCAGTACACGATGCAGCAGTATCACGAGGACGGCATTGCGCAGCTAATCAGCGACCCGCGCACAATGATCGGTCTGTCCGACGGCGGCGCGCACGTCGATATGCTGTGCGACGCGGGTTACGCCACCTACCTGCTGGGCAACTGGGTACGTAAGCGCGAGGCAGTGACGCTCGAGTTCGCCGTAAAGCGCATCACCTCAGAACCGGCCAACTTCTTCGGCATCCGCGAGCGCGGTCAGTTAAAGACCGGGTGGAAGGCGGACGTCGCCGTTTTCGACTTCAACACGGTCAACTCCGCGCGGCGCGCGACGATGCAAAACGATCTGCCCGGCGGCGGGCGGCGTCTGGTGATGCCCGCGGAGGGAATCGAGTACACGGTCGTCAATGGCAAGGTGTCGTACGAGCACGGCCGGCAGAGCGGGGCGCTCGCGGGAGAGGTTATTCGCTCCGTGGCGTAG
- a CDS encoding enoyl-CoA hydratase/isomerase family protein encodes MAMFKFEDYRNRYGTIKMEREDGILQMTLHTQGAELKWGMQPHEELSYAFNDIARDHENRCVIITGTGNAFCAEADAGSGRGVPIKGTGEPAPFGVRSTSWDHIYNDAKYLLMNHLNIEVPMIAAVNGPALIHAELAVLCDIVIATENTEFQDAPHFPNGVVPGDGVHVVWPLVLGPNRGRYFLLTGQKLSAQQALDLGVVSEVMPRDKLIARAWELARLITARPSLSIRYARVAITQNLKKLMLENLGYGLALEGLGAVQSFPGARGPKK; translated from the coding sequence ATGGCAATGTTCAAGTTCGAGGATTATCGCAACCGTTACGGGACAATCAAAATGGAGCGCGAAGACGGCATCCTGCAGATGACGCTGCATACGCAGGGCGCCGAGCTCAAATGGGGCATGCAGCCGCACGAGGAGCTGTCTTACGCGTTCAACGATATCGCGCGCGATCACGAGAATCGCTGCGTGATTATCACCGGCACCGGCAACGCCTTCTGCGCCGAAGCCGACGCCGGCAGCGGCCGCGGCGTGCCGATCAAGGGCACGGGCGAACCGGCGCCGTTCGGAGTAAGGTCCACGAGCTGGGATCACATCTACAACGATGCGAAATATCTCCTGATGAACCACCTCAACATCGAGGTGCCGATGATCGCCGCGGTCAACGGTCCCGCGCTGATTCATGCGGAACTCGCCGTCCTGTGCGACATCGTGATCGCAACCGAGAACACCGAGTTTCAGGACGCACCGCATTTCCCCAACGGCGTCGTACCGGGTGATGGTGTGCACGTGGTCTGGCCGCTCGTGCTGGGTCCGAATCGCGGCCGCTATTTCCTGCTGACCGGGCAGAAGTTATCGGCGCAGCAGGCGCTCGATTTGGGCGTCGTCAGCGAGGTGATGCCGCGCGACAAACTTATCGCGCGCGCATGGGAGCTGGCGCGATTGATCACCGCGCGGCCCAGCCTGTCGATCCGCTACGCGCGAGTCGCAATCACACAGAATCTCAAGAAGCTGATGCTCGAGAATCTGGGTTACGGCCTCGCGCTCGAGGGGCTTGGGGCCGTGCAGTCATTTCCTGGCGCACGGGGACCCAAAAAGTAA
- a CDS encoding SDR family NAD(P)-dependent oxidoreductase: MRLANKVAIITGAGSGMGKTAALLFAAEGAKVAASDINEASVKETVAEITKQGGAALAIRTDVSKGPDVKRMVDEAVAKFGALDILYNNAGIEGDSAFLSNMTEEQFDRVIAINLRGVFLGMKYALPHMMKARSGSIINTASIAGLVAVKGGAGYSAAKAGVIALTRVAALEYGRYNIRVNAICPGAIETPMAERIRAGVLPNQAAIKRISVLERMAKPEEIAKVALFLASDDASFATGAPFIIDGGWTVT; this comes from the coding sequence ATGAGACTTGCCAATAAGGTCGCAATCATAACCGGTGCGGGTTCCGGGATGGGAAAGACCGCGGCGCTGCTCTTCGCCGCCGAGGGCGCGAAAGTCGCCGCCTCGGATATCAACGAAGCCTCGGTGAAAGAGACGGTGGCCGAAATCACCAAGCAAGGCGGCGCCGCGCTCGCGATTCGCACCGACGTCTCGAAAGGCCCGGACGTCAAACGCATGGTCGATGAAGCGGTCGCGAAATTCGGCGCGCTCGACATCCTCTACAACAACGCCGGCATCGAGGGCGATTCCGCTTTTCTCTCGAATATGACCGAGGAGCAGTTCGACCGCGTGATCGCGATCAATCTGCGCGGCGTTTTTTTGGGGATGAAGTACGCGCTGCCGCACATGATGAAAGCGCGCAGCGGTTCGATCATCAACACTGCCTCGATCGCGGGCCTGGTCGCCGTCAAGGGTGGTGCAGGATATTCAGCGGCCAAGGCCGGAGTGATCGCGCTGACGCGCGTCGCCGCGCTTGAATACGGACGTTACAACATTCGCGTCAATGCAATCTGTCCGGGCGCGATCGAGACGCCGATGGCCGAGCGCATCCGCGCCGGTGTCCTTCCCAACCAGGCTGCAATCAAGCGGATTTCGGTGCTCGAGCGGATGGCGAAGCCGGAAGAGATCGCCAAGGTCGCACTTTTCCTCGCCAGCGATGACGCGTCGTTTGCGACCGGCGCCCCTTTCATCATCGACGGCGGCTGGACTGTAACCTGA